A single window of Qipengyuania sediminis DNA harbors:
- the fabZ gene encoding 3-hydroxyacyl-ACP dehydratase FabZ, whose product MDVVEVLKRLPHRYPLLLVDRVLELVPDSRIRAVKAVSFNEPFFQGHFPGAPIMPGVLQIEALAQAAGVLAIETLGLKDSGQLVYFMAIENAKFRAPVTPGCLLELEAEFVQKRARVCKFAGKASVEGRTTCEAAFTAMIADAP is encoded by the coding sequence ATGGATGTGGTGGAGGTGCTGAAGCGCCTCCCCCACCGCTACCCCCTGCTGCTCGTCGATCGGGTGCTGGAGCTGGTTCCCGACAGCCGCATCCGCGCGGTCAAGGCGGTCAGCTTCAACGAGCCGTTCTTTCAGGGCCACTTCCCCGGCGCGCCGATCATGCCGGGGGTGTTGCAGATCGAGGCGCTGGCGCAGGCCGCCGGCGTGCTTGCGATCGAGACCCTGGGGCTCAAGGACTCCGGGCAGCTCGTCTATTTCATGGCGATCGAGAACGCCAAGTTCCGCGCCCCCGTGACGCCGGGCTGCCTGCTCGAGCTCGAGGCGGAATTCGTCCAGAAGCGCGCGCGGGTATGCAAATTCGCCGGCAAGGCCAGCGTCGAAGGCAGGACGACCTGCGAGGCCGCCTTCACGGCCATGATCGCCGATGCGCCCTGA
- the rpmE gene encoding 50S ribosomal protein L31 yields MKSEGHPDYHMITVKMTDGTEFQTRSTWGKEGDTLALDIDPTSHPAWTGGKQQIQEGGRVAAFNKRFGGLTLKK; encoded by the coding sequence ATGAAGTCCGAAGGCCATCCCGACTACCACATGATCACCGTCAAGATGACCGACGGCACCGAGTTCCAGACCCGCAGCACCTGGGGCAAGGAAGGCGATACGCTGGCGCTCGACATCGACCCCACCAGCCACCCGGCCTGGACCGGCGGAAAGCAGCAGATTCAAGAGGGCGGCCGCGTCGCCGCCTTCAACAAGCGCTTCGGCGGGCTCACGCTCAAGAAATAA
- a CDS encoding prolyl hydroxylase family protein gives MAGPGVQRVPSDRLELFRVTGFLPADLCAALIERIEAERRPSTLADANGDAAFRTSETCDLDAGLPAVGELEARLFALNGIDPAHGEPVQGQRYAEGQEFKAHCDYFNPGGADWDRYTSVAGQRTWTFMVYLNAVEAGGGTRFKCIDKTFQPQTGTLVCWNNRRADGSPNPNTLHHGMKVRRGVKYVITKWYREKPWGW, from the coding sequence ATGGCGGGGCCAGGGGTGCAGCGGGTGCCCAGCGACAGGCTCGAACTGTTCCGCGTAACCGGCTTCCTGCCCGCCGACCTGTGCGCGGCTCTCATCGAAAGGATCGAGGCCGAGCGCCGCCCCTCGACTCTCGCCGATGCCAATGGCGACGCCGCTTTCCGCACCAGCGAAACCTGCGATCTCGATGCGGGGCTTCCGGCTGTCGGGGAACTCGAAGCGCGTCTTTTCGCCCTCAACGGCATCGACCCCGCGCATGGCGAGCCGGTGCAGGGCCAGCGCTATGCCGAAGGGCAGGAGTTCAAGGCCCATTGCGACTACTTCAACCCCGGCGGCGCCGATTGGGACCGCTACACCAGCGTCGCGGGCCAGCGGACCTGGACCTTCATGGTCTATCTGAACGCGGTCGAGGCGGGCGGCGGCACCCGCTTCAAGTGCATCGACAAGACCTTCCAGCCGCAGACCGGCACGCTCGTCTGCTGGAACAACCGCCGCGCGGACGGCAGCCCCAACCCTAACACGCTCCACCACGGCATGAAGGTACGGCGGGGGGTGAAGTATGTGATCACCAAATGGTACCGCGAAAAGCCGTGGGGGTGGTGA
- a CDS encoding Leu/Phe/Val dehydrogenase, which produces MTAFWSEADFDDHELVQLVHDRASGLTALIALHSTHLGPGAGGTRFWHYPDPQDGLRDVLRLSRGMSYKNAMAGLPMGGGKAVILADAGGSKSPAMLAAFGDAVNALGGRYVTAEDVGITVADMQAVAARTPFVSGLPVGEGAAGGDPGPFTAMGIYHGIKAAVRHSLGRDSLVGVHVAVQGTGSVGGGLSRLLAKDGARLTLADVDPKRAAALASEIGAQHVSAEAVMGVACDVFSPNALGAILDDQGIARLDCAIVAGGANNQLARPHHGPALAERGILYAPDYVINAGGIISVTLEYLCRRDEAPCDINEVRKRIAQIPARLETIWQESDSSGQSPDQVADRMAQALIGR; this is translated from the coding sequence ATGACGGCGTTCTGGAGCGAAGCCGACTTCGACGATCACGAGCTTGTCCAGCTCGTCCACGACCGGGCCTCGGGCCTCACCGCGCTGATCGCGCTGCATTCGACGCATCTCGGCCCCGGCGCGGGCGGCACCCGCTTCTGGCACTATCCCGACCCGCAGGACGGGTTACGCGACGTGCTGCGGCTGAGCCGCGGGATGAGCTACAAGAACGCCATGGCGGGCCTCCCCATGGGCGGCGGCAAGGCCGTCATTCTGGCCGATGCGGGTGGGAGCAAGTCGCCTGCCATGCTCGCAGCCTTCGGCGATGCGGTAAATGCGCTGGGCGGCCGCTATGTGACGGCGGAAGACGTAGGGATCACGGTCGCGGACATGCAGGCGGTCGCCGCGCGCACGCCCTTCGTCTCGGGCCTTCCGGTCGGCGAGGGCGCGGCGGGGGGTGACCCGGGCCCCTTCACCGCCATGGGTATCTATCACGGCATCAAGGCCGCGGTGCGCCACTCGCTCGGGCGCGACAGTCTCGTGGGCGTGCATGTCGCAGTGCAGGGTACCGGCAGCGTCGGCGGCGGGCTCTCGCGGCTGCTGGCCAAGGACGGCGCGCGGCTGACACTTGCCGATGTCGATCCGAAGCGAGCCGCCGCGCTGGCGAGCGAAATCGGCGCGCAGCACGTCTCTGCCGAGGCGGTGATGGGCGTGGCCTGCGACGTATTCAGTCCCAACGCATTGGGCGCGATCCTCGATGACCAGGGCATCGCCAGGCTCGACTGCGCGATCGTGGCGGGGGGCGCCAACAACCAGCTCGCCCGCCCGCACCATGGCCCCGCGCTGGCGGAGCGCGGCATCCTCTACGCGCCCGATTACGTCATCAACGCGGGCGGGATCATCAGCGTGACGCTCGAATATCTCTGCCGCCGCGATGAGGCGCCCTGCGACATCAACGAGGTGAGGAAGCGGATCGCGCAGATCCCCGCACGGCTCGAGACCATCTGGCAGGAAAGCGATAGCAGCGGGCAGTCTCCCGACCAGGTCGCCGACCGCATGGCGCAGGCGCTGATCGGGCGGTAA
- the ccmC gene encoding heme ABC transporter permease CcmC: MHGFANPTRFLALARWLTPACLVGGLVLTGVALAWGLFVVPPDRLMGETVRILFLHVPFAWLGMGGWMGIAGASLAVLVWRHPLAALAARGIAVPGMLFTALCLATGSIWGRPAWGTWWVWDGRLTSMLVLLFLYLAYIALAQAAAREGVSARIPALFGLLGAVNIPIINRSVVWWNSLHQPPSITLGKSAIDAAYLTPLLLSVAGFSLIFAGIALARMRALLAEMQAEARLRRRALEAEAG, encoded by the coding sequence ATGCATGGTTTCGCCAATCCCACCCGCTTTCTGGCGCTGGCCCGCTGGCTGACGCCGGCCTGCCTTGTGGGGGGCCTGGTGCTGACCGGCGTGGCGCTCGCCTGGGGCCTGTTCGTGGTGCCGCCCGACCGGCTGATGGGCGAGACGGTGCGGATACTGTTCCTCCATGTGCCCTTTGCCTGGCTCGGCATGGGGGGCTGGATGGGGATCGCGGGGGCGAGCCTCGCCGTCCTCGTCTGGCGTCACCCCCTGGCGGCGCTGGCGGCGCGCGGGATCGCGGTGCCGGGCATGCTCTTCACCGCGCTGTGCCTTGCGACCGGTTCCATCTGGGGCCGGCCCGCCTGGGGCACCTGGTGGGTATGGGACGGGCGCCTCACCAGCATGCTGGTGCTGCTGTTCCTTTACCTCGCCTATATCGCGCTGGCGCAGGCGGCGGCGCGCGAGGGCGTTTCGGCGCGCATCCCGGCGCTGTTCGGGCTGCTGGGCGCGGTCAATATCCCGATCATCAACCGCAGCGTGGTGTGGTGGAATTCGCTGCATCAGCCGCCGAGCATCACGCTGGGCAAGAGCGCGATCGACGCGGCCTATCTTACGCCGCTGTTGCTGTCGGTCGCTGGCTTCTCGCTGATCTTTGCGGGGATCGCGCTGGCGCGAATGCGCGCCCTGCTCGCCGAGATGCAGGCCGAGGCGCGCCTGCGCCGCCGCGCGCTGGAAGCTGAGGCGGGGTGA